AGGCCCAATCGAAGCTCGACAGCACCGAGCAGAACCTCATCCGCCTCGAGGACATCGTCATCGAGGTCGAGAAGGCCAAGAACTCGCTCCAGCGCCAGGCCCAGGCCGCCAACCGCTATCGCCGCCTGCGCGAGCGCGTCCGCGAGCTGACCTCCCACCACTACCAGAGGAAGCTCGTCGTCCTGGAAAAGGCCCAGCAGGAAGCCTCCTCCCTCTACGACGAGGCCGCCGCCCGCGAGGCCGAAGCCACCTCCCGCCTGCGGAACGAAGAGAAGGACGCCGCCGCGCGGCGCAACGACCTCTGGGCCCTCGAGAAGGTCCTCAAGGAGGGCCAGGAAAAGCTCTTCGGGCTGAAGTCCAGGGCCGCCCGCTTCGAGAGCGACATCGACCGCGAATCGAAGCGGGTCGAGTTCTTCGAGGAGAAGAAGACCCGGGCCGAGTCCGACCGCAACGAGCTGCTCGAGGACGTCCTCCATCTGACCAGGGAGATCGAGGATCTCAAGTCCCGCCTGGCCGAATTCGAGGGATCGCTCGAGGCGAGCCGCGCCGAGGCGGCCGGCTCCGAGACCGACCTGGCCGCGGCCCGCGAGAGCCGGATCGCCGCCGGCCGGGGCGTCGAGGAGCTGCGGGCCGGCTACCTCCGGGCCCTCCAGTCCCTGACCGAGGCCAAGAACGAGGGCGTCCGGGCCGAAAAGGAGCTGGAACTGCTCGTCCGCCAGGAAGAGAAGCTGGTCGCCCAACTCGGCGACCAGGACGCCGTCCTGAGGGAGAACGCCGAGCGCACCGCGGCCATCGAGCGGGGCATCGCCGAGGCGCGGACCGCCCGCGAGGAGTTCATCGGCCGGGCCGAGGACATCAAGACCGCGCTCGTCTCGGCCCAGTCGGCCGTGGACGAAGCCCGCGGCCGGCTCGAGGCCCTGCGGGCGCGCCGCGAGGAGGCCGCCTACCACCTCCAGGCCCTGCGCAAGATCGACGAGAAGGCCCGCGAGGAGAGCCCGGCCGACGTCCCGGGCGGCCTCGGCATCCTGGCCGATCTCATCCGGACCAGCCCCGAGAACGCCGCTCTCTTCGACACGTTCTGGCGCGAGGGCGCGAGGGCCCGGGTCGTCCCGGCCGAGGAGTTCCTCAGCGGCCTGCCGGCCGGGTTGCGCGGCACCTACCTTCTCGTCCCGGCCGCGGCCCGGCCCGCCGTGCCGGCCGACGTCCTGGAGCGGCCCGGCGTCGTCGGCCAGCTGAAGAGCCTCATCGAGCCCGACGAGCGGCTCCGGGGCCGTCTGGCCGGGCTCGAGGACGCGGTCATCGTCCGCGAGGCCGCCGAGGCCGTGCGCCTCTGGATCGATCATCCCGACCTGAACTTCCTGACCCCCGCGGGGGACCTACTGCTCTCGTCCGGGCTGCTCAGGCTCGGCGAGAAGGCCGACGGCGCGGTCGCCCTGGCCGCGGAGATCCGCCGGCTCGAGGCGGAGATCGACCGGGTCGAGGCCGGGTCGGTCCCGGTCGCGGCCGAGATCGAGGAAAGAACGAAGGCCGCCGACGGCCTCGGAGCCGACCTGGCGGCTGTCCGCGACGAGATCGACCGGACCGAGCGCGCCCTCCAGGACCGCGAGCGCGAGCAGCGCTACGGGATCGGGGAAGGCGAAAGGATCCGGACGACGCAATCCCTGCTCGGCCGCGAGCTCGAGGTCCTGCACGGCGAGAAGGAGAGGCTCCGGGAAGCGCTCCGGGCCGCGAGCGAAGGACTGACACTCAGGGAATCGGAGGTCCAGGGCCTCCGGGAGCGGATCGAGGGCGAGGAGCAGGCCCTGGCCGCCCTCGTCTCCGGCGAGGCCGCGCTCGAACGCCGGTTCTTCGAGACCAAGTCCGGGCTCGACCTGGTCCGGGAGAAGATCAACGGCCTCGGCGACCAGGTCCGGGCCGCCGAGAAGAGGAAAGAGGCGGCCGCGGCCAAGATCCAGGCGCTCGAGGCCGACATCCGGCAGGGCGATGAGGACAAGGACCGCCTGCGCGAGGAGATCGCGGCCATGCGTCAGAGCGCCGCGGCCCTGGCCGGGGAGCGGGCCGCCGCCGAGACCGGCCTGGAGGAGACGGAAGGCGAGCTCGAGAAGGCCCGCGGGGCCCTGGCCTCGTTCGAGGCGGCCCTGGAGAAGAGCCGCGAGGAGGAGGAGGCCGCCAAGAACGAGCGCGTCCGCCACGAGATCCGCAAGGCCGAGGTCGAGCGCGACCTGGTCAACCTCGACGAGACGTGCTGGCAGGAGCTCAAGAAGACCCTGGCCGAGCTCCGGGCCGAGGCCCTGACGGCCCAGGCGCCGGGCGCTCCCTCCCCCGCCCCCGAGGAGGCCGAAGCCGAGGAGCTCGTCGAGGACGAGACCGGGGAGAACGGCGAGACCGACGAGGCCGCCCCCGCGGAAGCGGCGGCGGAGCCGGCCGCGGAGGCCGGCGCCGGCGAAGCCGCCCCGACGGCCGGGGCCGCCGTCAAGCCCCGGCGGGCCATGAAGAAATGGCGGCCCCTGGCCGAGATGACCGACGAGGACGTCGAGAAGGAGCTCGAGGAAACGCGCGAGGCGCTCAATCGCTTCAAGGCCGTCAACCTCATGGCCGAGGAGGAGTTCGTCGAGCAGAAGAAGCGCTTCGAGTTCCTGACCACGCAGCGGCAGGACCTCCGCGATTCCATCACCTCGACCGTCGAGGCTATCAAGAAGATCGACGAGGAGAGCAAGGACCAGTTCCTCAAGGCCCTGGAGCAGGTCAACCAGAACTTCAGCGAGCTCTTCACGGCGCTCTTCAAGGGCGGCAACGCCGAGGTCAAGCTGCTCGAGCCGGACAACCCCCTCGAGAGCGGCGTCGAGATCGTGGCCCAGCCGCCGGGCAAGCGCGTCCAGAACCTGTCGCTCCTGTCGGGCGGCGAGAAATCGCTGACCTCGCTGGCCTTCCTCTTCGCCCTGTTCCGCTACCGGCCCTCGCCCTTCTGCTTCCTCGACGAGGTCGACGCGGCCCTCGACGAGGTCAACCTGACCCGCCTCCTCGACCTGCTGAAGACGATCAAGAACCAGACGCAGTTCATCATCATCACCCACAACTACAAGACGATGGAAGTGGCCGATTACATCTACGGAACGACCATGGCCGAGCCGAACATGACCCGTCTGCTGTCGGTCAAGCTCGCGCGCAAGGGCGGCCCCCTGCCGCCCGATCTCCAAGTCTAGAACCGGCCATCCCGGCCGGAAGGAGGGCGGCATGTCGATCTATCTCGTCATCATCCTCGCCTATCTCGTCGTCCTGACCGTCTTCAACTTCGTCCGGTCGAGGCGGATCAAGAGCCAGGAGCAGTTCATGGTCGCCGGCCGGAGCCTGAAGTGGCAGGTCATGGTCTTCACCCTGATCTGCACCTGGATCGGGTCGGGGACCTTCATCAGCGGGGCCGAGTTCGCCTCGAAGGCCGGCTTCTCCGCGCTGTGGCTGGCCGCCGGCGCCTGGGTCGGCATCATCTGCATCTACTTCCTGGCCGCCAAGATCCACACCTTCGGCCAGTACACGGTGGGCGACGTCCTCGAGGTCCGCTACGGGCCGGCGGCCCGTCTGTTCGGGGCCGTGGCCCTGATCCTGTCCTTCATCTCCATCGTCTCCTACCAGTTCGTGGCCGGCGGCTTCATCCTCAACGTCATCACCGACGGCAAGATCTCGGAGGCGACCGGGACGTTCATCGCCGCCGTCTTCGTCATCCTGTTCACGGCCCTCGGCGGCATGGTCGCCATCGCCTACACCGACCTGCCCAACGGCATCATCATCGTCCTGGCCTGCCTGCTGGCCGTGCCCTTCGTCATCGCCGCGGCGGGCGGGCTGCCCGCGGCCAAGGCGGCGCTGCCGCCCGGCTACTTCGCCGTCGTCAACAGCCAGTTCGGCGCCTACCCCTGGCTCAAGGCCATCGGTTACTTCCTGTCGACGATGTTCCTCCTGCTGGGCGTCCAGAGCATGTACCAGAAGTTCTACAGCGCCAAGTCGGCCCGGGACGCCAAGAAGGCCGTGGCCTGGTGGACGGTCGGGACGATCATCGTCGAGTCGATCGTCGTCGTCATCGCCGTTTTCGCCTACAGCAAGCTCCAGGGCCAGATCGACCTGAGCGTGCCCAAGGCGGGCGGCAAGATCGTGCTCATGGCGGCCCGGCAGATGGTCCCCTTGCCCGTGGGCGTCCTGCTGCTCGCGGCGGCCTGCGCCGTCGTCATCTCCACCGGCATGAACTACCTCCTGTCGAACTCGACGACCATCATGCGCGACATCTACCAGCGCTTCCTGAAAAAGACGCCGGGAGAAAAGAACCTCGTCGCCCTGCAGAAGGTCTTCGTCGTCGTGATCGGCGTGCTGGCCTTCCTGCTGGCCACGCAGCTCAAGTCGGTCCTGGCGATGAGCTTCTTCGCCTACACCATCTACGGCGTGGCCATCACCCCGGCCCTCATCGCCGCCCTGGCCTGGAAGCGGGCGACCAAGGCGGGCGGCCTGGCCTCCATCATCTCCGGGACAGTCGTCTCCCTGGCCCTCTATATCCCGACCACCCTGAAGAACCCGCCCATGCCGGTCATCGACGGGGACCCCTGGGGCATCCCGCTCATCTTTCCGGCCCTGTTCGTCTCGCTCGCTTCCCTGATCGTCGTCAGCCTGCTGACGCCGAAGCCGAAGGCCGAGGAGCTGGGAAAGTTCTTCCCGACGAAATAGGAGGGTGGAGGCGCGATGAAGCCGGGCCTGGTCATCGACGGGCGCTATAGGGACCACGACGCGGGCGCCGGGCACGTCGAATCGCCGGCCCGGATCGGGACGCTCCTGCGGCTTCTCGAGGAGGAGCCGCCGGTCCCCTGCATGTCCATTCCGCCGCGGCCGGCGACCGAAGAGGAGCTCGCCTTCGTCCACGAGCGCGGCTACATCGACCTGGTCAGGTCCACGGCCGGCCAGACCGTCCCCCTTGACGACGACTCCGTCGCCGGCCCGGCGACCTGGGACACGGCCCGGCTGGCCGCCGGCGGCTTCCTCGAAGCGATCGACCGGATCATGGACGGGGCCGCGCCGAACGCCCTGGCCCTGGTCCGGCCGCCCGGCCACCACGCCGAAGCCTCGCGGGCCATGGGCTTCTGCTTCTTCAACAACGCCGCGATCGGCGCCGAGCACCTGGTCCGTCGGCACGGCCTGCGGCGCATCCTCGTCGCCGATTGGGACCTCCATCACGGCAACGGCACGGAGCAGGCCTTTTACGAACGCCGGGACGTCCTGTATTTCTCGACCCACCAGTCGCCGCTCTTCCCCTGGACGGGCGCGGCCCGCTTCTTCGGGAGTGGCGAAGGATACGGCTACAACCTCAACGTGCCGCTCCTTCCGGGCAAGGACGACGCCGATCTCCTCGGCGTCTACCAGGACATCCTGGCCCCCGTCGCCGCGGAATTCCAGCCGGAGTTCATCATCGTCAGCGCCGGCTTCGACATCGCCGCCGGAGACCCCCTCGGCCGGATGCTCGTGACGGCGCGGGGCTTCGGGCTCCTGACCGCGTCCCTGATGGCCATGGCCGAAAGGACGGCCGGCGGACGGCTGGCCCTGGTCCTCGAGGGCGGCTATGACCTGACGGCCCTCCGGGACGGGGTCGGAGAAGTCCTTAGGACCCTGGCCGGAGGGCCCGAAAGGGCGGCCCGGGGCGGAGACGGCCTCCGCGAGAGCGTCTCCCCGTCGCTCCTGGTCGAGCTCGAGGAGCCCCTGCGGATCTTCCGCCGGAAGTGGGACATCCCTCCCCTCCGTGGTGTCCTCGCCTGACGAAAGCGTCCCTTTTTCAGGACAAAACCGGTCCCCGTTCTCCCCTGTTATCAGGCGGGGGCCTTGGCACACTTCTTGCACGATTGAAAGTCGGTTAGGAGAAGGACCATGAAGAAGGCATTGATCATCGCGGCGTCGGTCATCCTGGTCGCGGCGGCCGTCTTCGCCCAGGAGGCGCAGACGCCGACCCCGCAGAACACCCAGGAGATCAAGGACGCCAAATATACCAACGAATCGATCGCCCGCCTGAGCTTCGTCGAGGGCAAGGCCTTCGTCCAGAGGGCCTCGGACCTCGGCTACGAGGAGGGCGCCCTCAACATGCCCGTCAGCGAAGGGGACCGCATCGGCACGTCCGACGGCCGGGCCGAGATCCACTTCGGCAAGGGCAACTACCTGCGCCTCGACAGCGACACCAAGGTCGACGTGTTGAACCTGCCCAAGAAGGACGACGACATCGCGCGCTTCCGCGTCTGGTCCGGCCATGTCTTCGTCGTAGTCGGCACGCTGAAGAAGGAAAAGGGCATCGAGATCCACACCGCCGACTCCTCGTTCTACGTCCTCGACCGCGGCGTTTACCGCGTCGACGTCCGCGAGAACCGGGACACCGAGATCATGGTCTACAAGGGCCTCATCGAAGCCGCCGGCGAAGACGGCTCGACCCTGCTCAAGGCTTCCCAGCGGCTGGAGATCGCCGAGGGCCGCCTGGCCTCGAAGCCGTCGTCCTTCATCGCCGTGGCCGACGACGCCTTCGACAAGTTCAACGAATCCCGCACCTCGATCACCGGGCGGGAATTCGCCAAGGCCAGGCTGCCCGAGGACCTCTCCGACTACGAAGGCGAGCTCGACGAGAACGGCCGCTGGACCTACCTCGCCCCCTACGGCAACGTCTGGATGCCCAACGGCATCGACGCGGACTGGCGCCCCTATTATGACGGCCGCTGGACCTGGCTGCCCCTGTCCGGGTGGACCTGGTGGCCCTACGAGCCCTGGGGCTGGTGCACGTTCCATTACGGCCGCTGGCACTGGGCCATCGACCTCGGCTGGTACTGGATCCCCATGAACATGTGGGGCCCGGCCTGGGTCGATTGGTGGTGGGATGACTACTACTTCGGCTGGGCGCCCCTTAGCTACTGGGGCTACCCCGGCGTCATCATGGACGGCATGTACTACGGCCACTACTACGGGCCGTATTACCCCTACGGTTCGCGGGCCCTCACGGTCGTCCGGCGCGACCAGCTCAAGGACCCGCACATCGCCGCCAACGCGCTGCGCGGCGATTCGCTCAAGGGCTTGAACAGGATCAGCCTGAGCCATCAGACCCTCAGCGTCAGGCCGGCGGGGACGAAGATCTCCGTCCAGCCGCTCAACGGCAACCGCGTCATGCTCCGGAACGAAGGCTCGTCCGGCCTGGCGCGCGACGCCCGGACCGGCGGCCGGAGCGCCGCCGGCGGCGCGGCCGCCGCGGGCAGCCCGCGGGCCATCCGCAACCCCGACGAGCCGTCCAAGGGCGGGGCCGCGACGAAGGGCAGTCCCCAGACGGTCAAGAGCCCGGCCAAGGGCGAACGGTCGTCCGGCCCGTCCAAGTCGTCGGGCTCGGGCGGACGCAGCACCCGCAAGAAGGACAGCGAGCCGGCCGCGTCGGCGCTGTCGTCCACAGGGTACCGGAGCGACCCGTCCATCGCCGGGACGCGCTCGGGCGCGGGCCAGGAGCGCACGGCTTACGGCTATCCGTCCTCGCCCAGCATCCGGGGCCGCATCTCGTACGGCGACGGAGGCAGCGGACGGGCCCGGACCTTCTCCGGCCCCTACTCCCGGCCGTCGTCTTCGAGCGGCTCGTACGCGCGGCCCTATTCCGGCCGGTCGAGCGGCTCGTCCGTCCGGTCGGGCGGCTCCCGGTCCGGTTCTTCGTCGGGCAGATCGAGCGGCTCCTCGCGCTCGGGTTCGTCTCGCGGCAGCTCTTCACGCAGCTCCGGGTCCTCGTCCCGGGGCTCATCGTCAGGTTCCCGCGGCGCCTCGGGCGGAGGCGCCCATAGAAAGTAGCGACCCCTTTCCAACGGGGGGCGTTCCTCTCTTCATGGCCGGTTAGGGAGGAACGCCCCTTTTTTTTGCTAGTGTTCTTCGGTCGCCTTGTCGCTCGAATAATAATCGAAGACGCGAAGGTGGTCGGCCAGCGTGCAGTAGCGCGACGGCTCGGTGCCGGGAAAGAAGACCTCGCGGAACGGATACCTGCAGGCCGGCGTCGCCAGCAGGCCCGTCTTCTTGTCGATCTCGACGAAGACCAGGTTCGGCGGCACCTCGAAATCAGGCGGCGCGAAATCCTCGATCCCCTCGTCCCGGGCTTTCTTGCGGGCGTCCTGGACGACCCGGGAGAAGAAGTCCTGCCAGATGGGCAGGGCCGCGGCCGCACCGGTCTGCTTCTCGCCGAGCGGGATGGGCTTGTCGTGGCCGACCCAGACGCCGGCGCACAGGTCGGGCGAAAAGCCGATGAACCAGGCGTCGGAATAATCGTCGGTCGTCCCGGTCTTGCCGGCCAGCGGCCAGTTCAGGACGCTGACCGCACCGGCCGTGCCGCCCTCCGACTCGACGACGCCGCGCATGAGATAGGTCATCATGTAGGCGGTCTGCGGCGGGACGACCTCCTGCGATTCGACCCGGGCCTCCTCCAGGACGTTGCCGTCCTTGTCCTCGACCCTGGTGATGAAATACGGCGTGTAGCGGACGCCCTTGTCCGGGAAGGTCGAGAAGGCCGAGACCATCTCGAGCAGGGTGATCTCGAAGGTCCCCAGGCTGAGCGACAGGTACGGATAGACCGGCGAGGTGATGCCGAAGCGCCGGCAATAATCGACCCCGACCTGGGGCGAGATGTTGTCGAGCAGGGTGGCCGTGACGACGTTGCGGGACTGCTCGAGGCCGGTCCGGAGCGTGATCGCGCCCTTGTACTGCCGGTCGTAGTTCTTGGGCGACCAGGGCTCGTTGTTCCAGCGGTCGATGAACGTCACCGGCTCGTCCTTGATGACGCTGGCCGGGGTGAAGCCGTGTTCCAGGGCCGCCGTGTAAAGCAGGGGCTTGATGACCGAGCCGGTCTGGCGCGGCGCCTGGACGGCCCGGTCGAACTGGCTGTCGCGGAAGGCGTAGCCCCCGACCAGGGCCCTGATCTGGCCGGTCCGCGGATCGATGGCCACGAAGGCGCCGTTGCGGACGGGCTTCTGCGTCAGCGAGACCACGGCCTCGTTCGCCGCGGCGTCGAAGGACAGGACGTTCACCTGGATGACGTCGCCCTTCCTGATGATGGCGTCCAGGCGGCCGGCCTTGGTCCAGCCGATGTCCTTGGAGGTCATCCGGCCCAGGGAGTTCTTGAGGCGGACCGTGGCCTCGGTCCGGGAGGCGGCCAGGACGATGGCGTCGTAGGCGTCTCCCGGCTCGACGGCCTGGTTCTCCCAGGTCAGGAGCCACTGTTCGTCCAGGGGGGCCTTGGGCGAGGCGACCAGGTCCTTGACGGCCTCGGGACCGGCCGAAAGGAGGTTCGGCTTGTCGGCGCGCCAGCCCTTCAGGCCGTTCTCCGTCCGGCGCAGGCCCGACCGGAGCGCCAGCTCGGCGTAGCGCTGCAGGACCGGGTCGAGGGTCGTATAGACCTTGAGCCCGTCCCGGTAGAGGCCGTCGTAGCCGTAGGACTTCTCGAGATAGCGCCGGACCTCCTCGAAGAAATAGGCGCCGAACTCGGAGCTTGTCCGCCGGAACGGCAGGACGACCATCGGCCTGGCCTTGGCGGCTTCGCCCTCGGCCCGGCTCAGGTAGCCCTCGGCGACCATCCGGTTGAGGACGTGGTTGCGGCGGGCGAGCGTGCCGCTCTTGTTCGAGTACGGGGAATAGACGGCCGGGCCCCGGAAGATCCCGGCGATCATGGCCGCTTCCTCCAGGTCGAGGGCGGACACGTCCTTGCCGAAGAAAAGGCTGGCCGCGGCCTGGACGCCGTAAGCGCCGTGCCCGAGGAAGAAATGATTGCAGTACAGCTCGAGGATCTTGTCCTTGGAATAGAGCTTCTCGATCTGGCGGGACAGGTAGAGCTCCTTGAGCTTGCGCCGCAGGCTGACCTCGCGGTGGAGGAAGAGCGACCGGGCCAGCTGCTGGGTGATCGTGCTGCCGCCCTCGGGCCGCCGGCCGCTCAGGACCTTGAACACGTCGTTCCAGACGGCCCGGATGATGCCGCGGATGGCCACGCCGCCGTGGTGGAAGAAGGTCGGGTCCTCCGTGGCCACGATGGCGTTGACCAGGTTCCGGGGCAGGCGGTCGTAGGCGACCTCGACCCGCCGCTCCTCGGCGAACTCCTTGACCGGCTTCCCGTCGGCCGCGTAGACCGTGGTGATGAGCTTCGGCCGGAAGCTCTCGATGTCGGCGACGTTCGGCAGGTTGTCCCTGATCGCGACGTAGGACCCGGCCAGGGCGCCCAGCCCGAGGGCCAGGCCGGCCAGGAGGAGGATGAGCACGACGCGCAGGACCGTGCCCTTCTTGAATTTCATGATCTTTATCTTCAAGCCGGGGATGTTCATGGCCGCCTTCATGCCATCATAGCAAAACGGCCCCGGCTTGACAAAGGGACGGGGCCCGTCAGAGCAGGGATTCGACCTCGGCCCAGATGGCCCGTCCGATGGCCCTGGCGTCGCCCCGGCCGTCGACGTGGACGATGCGCGGGCCGGCGAAGCCGCGGAACAGGCGGGCGACGCGGACGAGGTAGTCCTCGCGCTCGAACAGCTCGTCCCGGGTCCTCCGGCCGGCGATCCGGGCCAGGCCGGCGGCGGCGTCGACGTCGAGGATAACGACCAGGTCAGGGGGGATGGCGAAGGATTCGTTCAGCCGGCGGATGCGGTCCGGGTCGAGGCCCTTGGCCCCCTGGTAGGCGATGGTCGAGATATAGTACCGGTCGAGGACGACATCCTTGCCGGCGGCCAGGGCCGGCCCGAGGTTCTTCGAGACGTTCTCGCGGCGGTCCCTGACGAAAAGATCGAGCTCTTCCCGGGGAGTCAGGGAATCGGCCCGGAGGGCCTGCCGCCGGATCTCCCTCCCCCACCGGCCCCGGGTCGGCTCGCGGAAGAAGGCGGCCTTCCGGCCCCGGCGGCGGAGGCGCCGGAGCAGGCGGCGGGCCTGGGTCGTCTTGCCGGATCCGTCGATCCCTTCGAAGACGATGAACAGGCCGCGGCGTTCGGGATGCATGGCGAGGGTCATAATAATCCGGACGGGCGCCGAAGGCAACGAAAAACGCGGGTCGCCCCCGCCGGGCCGACGCAACGGTCCCCCGGGGCCGGGCGTTTTATACCCTCCGAGGGCAAATTGATAATTCGCGCCCGATATGCTATTTTTTAAAGGTCACCGAACGGAGGATTTCAGCATGAAAAAATACGCGTGGATCGCCATCTCGAGCTTCGCTCTGGGCCTGCTCCTGGCCGGCTACGTGTTCCTCTACCTGCCCGAGAAAGCCCCGGCTCCCCGGAGCGTCTTCGCCGAGGCGGCCGCCCCGGCCCCCTCGGCCAACCTGTTCGCAGCGCCGGCTCCCCAGGACAAGCCGGCCCTGGACTTCGTCACGATCGTCCAGAAGATCGGCCCGGCCGTCGTGCGCATCGAGGCCGAGCGCAAGGAAACGTCGAGCGTCCAGGGCTTCGGGGAATTCCCGTTCGGCGACGATTTCTTCGACCGGATCTTCCCCCAGCCCCGGCAGCGCCAGCCCGAGACGAACACGGTCCAGGTCGGCGGCACGGGCTTCTTCATCAGCCCCGACGGCTACATCCTGACCAACAACCACATGGTCGAGAAGGACAAGACGACCCGGGTCACCGTGACGACCCTGGCCGGCGACGAATACGACGCCAAGATCATCGGCGCCGACCCGGGGACGGACCTGGCCCTGATCAAGATCAACGCCAAGAACGTGCCCTTCGCCGAGCTCGGCGATTCCTCCCTGGTCAAGGTCGGCGAGTGGGTCCTGGCCATCGGCAACCCCATGGGCCTGGACAACACCGTCACGGCCGGCATCGTCAGCTACAAGGGCCGCTCGATCGACACCCAGAGCTACCAGGACTTCATCCAGACCGACGCGGCCATCAACCGCGGCAACAGCGGCGGCCCGCTCATCAACATGAAGGGCGAGGTCATCGGCATCAACTCCAGCATCGTCACCTCGGGCTTCGGCGGCAGCGGCGGCAACATCGGCATCGGGTTCGCCATCCCGTCGGACATCGCCAGGAAGGTCGTCGTCCAGCTCAAGGAAAAGGGCCGGGTCGTCCGCGGCCGGCTCGGCGTCGGCATCTTCCCGCGGGACCTGACCGAAGGCATGGTCAAGCAGCTGAAGCTGCCCTCCAAGGCGGGCGCCCTGATCAACTCCGTCGAGGCCGATTCGCCGGCGGAAAAGGTCAGCATCAAGCCCTATGACGTCATAATCCAGGTCAACGGCCAGCCGGTCAAGAACGGCGACGACCTGAGGTTCAAGATCGCCGACATCCAGCCCGGCAGCAAGATCAACCTGGTGCTCATCCGGGACGGCCAGCAGGTCACGGCCACGGCCATCGCCGACGAGCTCGAGCCGGAGAAGGAAAAGGGCCAGATCGCCAGCACCGACAAGGACATCGGCGTCTCGGTCGTCGCCCTGACGCCCG
The DNA window shown above is from Acidobacteriota bacterium and carries:
- a CDS encoding PBP1A family penicillin-binding protein; the protein is MKFKKGTVLRVVLILLLAGLALGLGALAGSYVAIRDNLPNVADIESFRPKLITTVYAADGKPVKEFAEERRVEVAYDRLPRNLVNAIVATEDPTFFHHGGVAIRGIIRAVWNDVFKVLSGRRPEGGSTITQQLARSLFLHREVSLRRKLKELYLSRQIEKLYSKDKILELYCNHFFLGHGAYGVQAAASLFFGKDVSALDLEEAAMIAGIFRGPAVYSPYSNKSGTLARRNHVLNRMVAEGYLSRAEGEAAKARPMVVLPFRRTSSEFGAYFFEEVRRYLEKSYGYDGLYRDGLKVYTTLDPVLQRYAELALRSGLRRTENGLKGWRADKPNLLSAGPEAVKDLVASPKAPLDEQWLLTWENQAVEPGDAYDAIVLAASRTEATVRLKNSLGRMTSKDIGWTKAGRLDAIIRKGDVIQVNVLSFDAAANEAVVSLTQKPVRNGAFVAIDPRTGQIRALVGGYAFRDSQFDRAVQAPRQTGSVIKPLLYTAALEHGFTPASVIKDEPVTFIDRWNNEPWSPKNYDRQYKGAITLRTGLEQSRNVVTATLLDNISPQVGVDYCRRFGITSPVYPYLSLSLGTFEITLLEMVSAFSTFPDKGVRYTPYFITRVEDKDGNVLEEARVESQEVVPPQTAYMMTYLMRGVVESEGGTAGAVSVLNWPLAGKTGTTDDYSDAWFIGFSPDLCAGVWVGHDKPIPLGEKQTGAAAALPIWQDFFSRVVQDARKKARDEGIEDFAPPDFEVPPNLVFVEIDKKTGLLATPACRYPFREVFFPGTEPSRYCTLADHLRVFDYYSSDKATEEH
- the tmk gene encoding dTMP kinase, which encodes MHPERRGLFIVFEGIDGSGKTTQARRLLRRLRRRGRKAAFFREPTRGRWGREIRRQALRADSLTPREELDLFVRDRRENVSKNLGPALAAGKDVVLDRYYISTIAYQGAKGLDPDRIRRLNESFAIPPDLVVILDVDAAAGLARIAGRRTRDELFEREDYLVRVARLFRGFAGPRIVHVDGRGDARAIGRAIWAEVESLL
- a CDS encoding Do family serine endopeptidase, with amino-acid sequence MKKYAWIAISSFALGLLLAGYVFLYLPEKAPAPRSVFAEAAAPAPSANLFAAPAPQDKPALDFVTIVQKIGPAVVRIEAERKETSSVQGFGEFPFGDDFFDRIFPQPRQRQPETNTVQVGGTGFFISPDGYILTNNHMVEKDKTTRVTVTTLAGDEYDAKIIGADPGTDLALIKINAKNVPFAELGDSSLVKVGEWVLAIGNPMGLDNTVTAGIVSYKGRSIDTQSYQDFIQTDAAINRGNSGGPLINMKGEVIGINSSIVTSGFGGSGGNIGIGFAIPSDIARKVVVQLKEKGRVVRGRLGVGIFPRDLTEGMVKQLKLPSKAGALINSVEADSPAEKVSIKPYDVIIQVNGQPVKNGDDLRFKIADIQPGSKINLVLIRDGQQVTATAIADELEPEKEKGQIASTDKDIGVSVVALTPASARRYGLRTTEGLLITEVRQGSEADRENLASGMIILEANRKKMTTVRDFEDILKKSASGDEIILLVRQETEGRTQDFIATVKVR